A stretch of Larus michahellis chromosome Z, bLarMic1.1, whole genome shotgun sequence DNA encodes these proteins:
- the LOC141735919 gene encoding hydroxysteroid dehydrogenase-like protein 2, whose translation MPSCRWLSQGASQAFKEEKKLSQHEGADGAKASTESASAKPLSPVAETFRVIQGAMSEEYVRTTQGVFQFELSGEEGGTWYIDLKTKGGSAGFGKPPVTADVVMSMSSADFVKMFTGTTWNGHQLSEHTFSSMVKVLAG comes from the exons ATGCCTTCATGCCGCTGGCTTTCCCAAG GTGCTTCCCAGGCAttcaaagaggagaagaaattatCCCAGCATGAAGGAGCAGATGGAGCTAAGGCGAGCACAGAATCTGCTTCAGCCAAGCCGCTGAGTCCTGTTGCAGAAACATTCAGAGTCATTCAGGGGGCGATGAGTGAAGAGTACGTGAGAACTACCCAGGGTGTCTTTCAGTTTGAGTTATCTG GTGAGGAAGGAGGCACTTGGTATATTGACCTGAAAACCAAGGGTGGGAGTGCCGGTTTCGGAAAGCCTCCTGTGACGGCTGACGTGGTTATGAGCATGTCGAGTGCCGACTTTGTGAAAATGTTCACAG GAACCACATGGAACGGCCATCAACTCTCGGAACATACCTTTTCATCAATGGTTAAAGTTTTAGCAGGTTGA